In Robbsia sp. KACC 23696, a single window of DNA contains:
- a CDS encoding Ku protein, which produces MAKILWKGAIAFGLVHVPVQLYPATRGSKPSFHLLDERSLDPIGYRQYNKRTGKEVPRDKIVRGFEYEKDQYVVLSDDELKAANPKSTQSIDVVCFVPAYQVNFLYLDTPYFLAPDSRGEKVYKMFREALDVSGKIAIALVVMHERQHLCALVPTPEGLSLTTLRWAEEVLDAGDVGDMGARSWRDASVSAKEREMAVRLIDDMSADFTPDEYKDTYRDDVLALVDRKVRAGKTKTVEAVPAAGDDDNGRGADILDLTALLKRSLGQRGRGSAAADEPDDDGKPDTSRRGAGAKKASSRKTTTRKTGTGGR; this is translated from the coding sequence ATGGCCAAGATTCTGTGGAAAGGCGCGATTGCGTTCGGCCTCGTGCATGTCCCGGTTCAGCTCTATCCGGCCACGCGGGGCTCGAAGCCGTCATTCCATTTGCTCGACGAACGCTCGCTCGATCCCATCGGCTATCGTCAGTACAACAAGCGGACGGGGAAAGAGGTCCCTCGGGACAAGATCGTGCGCGGATTCGAGTATGAAAAAGACCAATACGTCGTGCTGAGCGACGACGAGTTGAAAGCGGCGAATCCGAAATCGACGCAAAGCATCGATGTCGTGTGCTTCGTCCCGGCCTATCAGGTCAACTTTCTCTATCTCGATACGCCGTATTTTCTGGCACCGGACAGCCGCGGCGAGAAGGTGTACAAGATGTTTCGCGAAGCGTTGGACGTCTCCGGCAAGATCGCCATCGCCTTGGTCGTCATGCATGAGCGTCAACATCTGTGCGCCCTCGTGCCGACGCCAGAGGGGTTGTCCTTGACGACTTTGCGTTGGGCGGAAGAAGTCCTGGATGCCGGCGACGTCGGCGATATGGGCGCCAGAAGTTGGCGCGATGCAAGCGTCAGCGCGAAGGAGCGAGAGATGGCGGTGCGCCTGATCGACGATATGAGCGCGGATTTTACGCCCGACGAATACAAGGACACGTACCGAGACGACGTGCTCGCGCTGGTCGATCGAAAGGTGCGTGCCGGCAAGACGAAGACCGTCGAAGCGGTACCGGCGGCCGGTGACGACGACAACGGGCGGGGGGCCGATATCCTCGATCTTACGGCGTTGCTGAAGCGCAGCCTCGGTCAGCGCGGTCGCGGCAGCGCTGCTGCGGACGAGCCGGATGACGACGGCAAGCCGGATACGTCGCGACGCGGCGCGGGAGCAAAGAAAGCCTCCAGTAGAAAGACGACGACGCGCAAGACCGGGACAGGAGGGCGGTGA
- a CDS encoding phosphoketolase family protein, giving the protein MPASVQDALSAPSTHHASEETLRQMDAYWRASNYIAASQIYLKDNPLLRRPLQFSDIKPRLLGHWGTTPGLNFVYTHLNRIITEREQRMLFVTGPGHGAPAVLAQTWLEGSFPERYPDMARNEAGLHRLQRQFSWPYGLPSHAAPETPGSIHEGGELGYSLLHACGAAFDNPNLVVPCVVGDGEAESGPAAASWHFNKFLNPARDGAVLPILHLNGYKIANPTILARIPDSELRALFEGYGFEPILVSGSDPKEMHRLMADMLDRVFDCLSAIRREARAQQSRGETVTRPRWPMLILRTPKGWTGPHAFGGVPIEGTWRAHQVPLAVQAPSAGDQTDPAEREDDERRLRALEAWLRSYKPETLFDGEGRPVAALRDLPPRGDLRMGSTPHANGGELRTPLVLPDIGAYGTSFTAPGSEQRSPMHQLGAYLRDVFRLNESTSNFRMFAPDETASNRLDGVFEVTKRCWLGSHEETDDNLSPDGRVLEVLSEHLCEGWLEGYLLTGRHGVFSCYEAFMHIVDSMFNQYAKWLESAHDIAWRKPVSALNYVLTSHVWQQDHNGFSHQDPGFISHVMNKSSRIVRVYLPPDANTLLSVFEHCLKSTDMINVVIAGKQPESVWLTPEQAKDHCRLGADAWRWAGNVDDVEEADVVLACAGDTPTREILASAMLLRDAAPDLRIQVTNVVDLMSLLEPNEHAHGMPDERFSKLFGEDTPVVFAFHGYPPLIHQLIHKRANQHDFHVHGYQEHGTTTTPFDMCVLNEIDRYSLAAAALRHARADKPEWRAAAERIAALKDRHREYVSTHGDDLPEIKHWQWKSA; this is encoded by the coding sequence ATGCCTGCTTCCGTTCAAGATGCGCTTTCCGCCCCGTCCACCCATCATGCATCGGAGGAGACCCTCCGTCAGATGGACGCCTATTGGCGCGCGTCGAATTACATCGCCGCCAGTCAGATCTACCTGAAAGACAACCCGCTTCTTCGCCGCCCTTTACAATTCAGCGACATCAAGCCGCGCCTGCTCGGCCACTGGGGAACCACGCCGGGCCTCAATTTCGTCTATACCCATTTGAACCGCATCATCACCGAGCGCGAACAGCGGATGCTGTTCGTAACCGGTCCCGGTCACGGCGCGCCGGCCGTGCTGGCGCAAACCTGGCTCGAGGGCAGTTTTCCGGAACGCTATCCGGACATGGCGCGAAACGAAGCCGGATTGCATCGTCTGCAACGTCAGTTTTCCTGGCCGTATGGCTTGCCGAGTCATGCCGCACCGGAAACGCCGGGATCGATTCATGAAGGCGGCGAGTTGGGCTACAGCCTGCTGCACGCCTGCGGCGCGGCCTTCGATAATCCGAATTTGGTGGTGCCCTGCGTCGTCGGCGACGGCGAGGCGGAGTCAGGCCCCGCCGCCGCGAGCTGGCATTTCAATAAATTCCTGAACCCCGCCCGCGACGGCGCGGTCCTGCCGATTCTGCATTTGAACGGCTATAAGATCGCCAATCCGACGATCCTGGCGCGCATCCCGGATTCGGAACTGCGTGCGCTCTTCGAAGGCTATGGCTTTGAACCGATCCTCGTATCGGGTTCCGACCCGAAAGAGATGCACCGGCTGATGGCCGATATGCTGGATCGCGTCTTCGACTGTCTCTCGGCGATTCGCCGTGAGGCACGGGCGCAGCAGTCACGCGGCGAAACGGTCACACGGCCACGCTGGCCCATGTTGATCCTCCGCACGCCAAAAGGCTGGACCGGCCCCCATGCCTTCGGCGGCGTACCGATCGAAGGCACTTGGCGTGCCCATCAGGTGCCGCTCGCCGTGCAGGCCCCTTCCGCCGGCGATCAAACCGATCCCGCCGAGCGCGAGGACGACGAACGTCGCTTGCGAGCGCTCGAAGCATGGCTGCGCTCCTATAAACCGGAGACGCTATTCGACGGCGAAGGGCGCCCCGTCGCGGCGCTACGCGATCTACCGCCGCGCGGCGATCTACGGATGGGCAGTACGCCACATGCAAATGGCGGCGAACTACGCACGCCGCTCGTGCTGCCGGACATTGGCGCGTACGGCACGTCGTTCACGGCGCCCGGGTCCGAACAGCGCAGCCCCATGCATCAGTTGGGCGCCTATCTGCGAGACGTTTTCCGCTTGAACGAGTCGACGTCGAACTTCAGAATGTTCGCGCCGGATGAAACAGCCTCCAATCGTCTCGATGGCGTGTTCGAAGTGACCAAACGATGCTGGCTTGGTTCGCACGAAGAAACCGACGACAACTTATCGCCCGACGGTCGTGTGCTGGAAGTGTTGAGCGAACACTTGTGCGAAGGCTGGTTGGAGGGCTATCTGCTCACCGGCCGTCATGGCGTGTTTTCCTGCTATGAAGCTTTTATGCACATCGTCGATTCGATGTTCAATCAGTATGCGAAATGGTTGGAAAGCGCGCATGACATCGCCTGGCGCAAGCCGGTCTCGGCACTGAACTACGTGCTGACGTCGCACGTCTGGCAGCAGGATCACAATGGTTTTTCCCATCAGGACCCGGGCTTTATCTCCCACGTCATGAACAAGAGCAGCCGCATCGTGCGCGTCTACCTGCCGCCCGATGCGAACACGCTGCTCAGCGTCTTCGAACATTGCCTGAAAAGCACCGACATGATCAACGTCGTGATCGCCGGCAAGCAGCCGGAGTCGGTGTGGCTGACACCGGAGCAGGCGAAGGATCACTGTCGTCTGGGCGCCGATGCCTGGCGCTGGGCAGGCAATGTCGACGACGTGGAGGAGGCCGACGTCGTCCTCGCCTGCGCTGGCGACACGCCCACCCGCGAGATTCTCGCGAGCGCGATGCTGCTGCGCGACGCGGCACCGGACCTGCGTATTCAGGTGACGAATGTCGTCGACCTGATGTCCCTGCTCGAACCCAACGAACATGCGCATGGCATGCCGGATGAACGTTTCTCCAAGCTGTTCGGCGAGGACACGCCAGTCGTGTTCGCCTTCCATGGCTATCCGCCACTTATCCATCAATTGATTCACAAGCGAGCGAATCAGCACGACTTCCACGTGCACGGCTATCAGGAGCACGGGACGACGACGACGCCCTTCGATATGTGCGTCCTGAACGAGATCGATCGCTATTCGCTGGCTGCCGCGGCGTTGCGACACGCGCGTGCCGATAAGCCCGAATGGAGAGCCGCCGCGGAACGCATCGCGGCGCTGAAAGACCGTCATCGCGAATACGTGTCGACGCACGGCGACGATCTGCCCGAAATCAAGCACTGGCAATGGAAATCGGCTTGA
- a CDS encoding acetate kinase, which produces MQDAAVLTVNSGSSSLKLAWFRIGGAQPVPLCKADMKGIGSDAGTLTITLFTDQARANGAESKPEAQSRNETQGRWPDQPSAFDAALQAVEKAAAGQRWATRPDAIAHRIVHGGPDITKHGPIDDRTRKLLEEAMPFAPLHLPIELALIDATRTRFPGVPHFACLDTVFHNGLPAVAKRFPLPEALCQNGLHRYGFHGLSYEHTVATLGESIPARTVIAHLGSGASLAALQDAKPMDTTMGLGPTGGIPMSSRSGDLDPTILLYLMREHDYDADKLETLLDRQSGLKGLSGLSSDVQVIQEAADKGDATAAFALTYFVTAVAKAVGSFAAILGGVDLLVFTGGVGEHSAALRERIADKLGFLSLETRVVASDENKQMAAHVQSLLG; this is translated from the coding sequence ATGCAAGATGCCGCGGTATTGACCGTCAACAGTGGCTCCTCGTCGTTGAAACTCGCCTGGTTCCGTATCGGCGGCGCGCAACCGGTGCCACTTTGCAAAGCGGACATGAAAGGCATCGGCAGCGATGCCGGCACGCTGACGATCACGCTTTTCACGGATCAGGCGCGGGCAAACGGTGCGGAAAGTAAGCCGGAAGCGCAAAGCCGCAACGAGACACAGGGCCGGTGGCCGGATCAGCCGAGCGCATTCGATGCCGCATTGCAAGCGGTAGAGAAAGCGGCGGCGGGTCAACGGTGGGCAACACGGCCCGATGCGATCGCGCATCGGATCGTTCACGGCGGCCCCGATATCACCAAGCACGGCCCGATCGACGACAGGACGCGGAAATTGCTCGAAGAGGCAATGCCCTTTGCGCCCTTGCATTTACCGATCGAACTGGCCTTGATCGATGCAACGCGCACGCGCTTCCCCGGCGTGCCGCACTTCGCCTGTCTCGATACCGTCTTTCATAACGGACTACCCGCCGTCGCGAAGCGCTTCCCCCTGCCCGAGGCGCTCTGTCAGAACGGCCTGCACCGCTATGGCTTTCACGGCTTGTCGTACGAACATACCGTCGCGACGCTGGGCGAGTCGATTCCGGCGCGCACCGTCATCGCGCATCTGGGAAGCGGCGCTAGTTTAGCTGCACTGCAAGACGCTAAGCCGATGGATACCACGATGGGGCTCGGGCCGACCGGCGGCATTCCGATGAGTTCCCGCAGCGGCGATCTCGATCCGACGATCCTGCTGTATCTGATGCGCGAACACGACTATGACGCCGACAAGCTCGAAACCTTGTTGGACCGGCAATCCGGCTTGAAAGGCTTGTCGGGGCTCAGCAGCGACGTACAGGTCATCCAGGAAGCGGCGGATAAAGGCGATGCAACGGCCGCCTTCGCGCTGACGTATTTCGTCACGGCCGTGGCAAAAGCGGTAGGTTCCTTCGCGGCGATATTGGGCGGTGTCGACCTATTGGTATTCACTGGCGGCGTCGGTGAACATAGCGCGGCGCTGCGCGAACGTATCGCCGACAAGCTAGGATTCCTATCGCTCGAGACCCGCGTCGTGGCGTCCGACGAGAACAAGCAAATGGCCGCGCACGTTCAGTCCTTGCTAGGCTGA
- the ligD gene encoding DNA ligase D — MADNLATYRGKRRFSGEAATREPEGGRASRARKAANEGLRYVVQEHHARNLHYDFRLELDGTLKSWAIPKGPSEDPKVKRLAVHVEDHPVEYGAFEGTIPKGHYGAGDVKIWDHGSWEPEGGIAAARKGYAAGKLTFRLHGERLQGRWALVRTRMHGKQAQWLLLKEREAEASADAASAETAASAPPAKTAKRAKPGKPGNGKPTQADDWRAIWERVKTQGRRAACPETMKPQLATLVDSVPGSGEWSYEIKFDGYRIVAQVRASATKAKRRAGPVSVLYTREGNDWTAKLPEQAAALSAWTEAIGERYGSAIHGAWFDGEAVAFNKEGVPDFQSLQNAFDAHRSSHIVLYLFDLPYFNGYDLREVPLSERRALLRALLAEIPVPDLLRFSEDFAAPPAQLLSHACALSLEGVIGKRTDSAYRAGRAPSWIKLKCRRRQEFVIAGFTEPAGSRSGVGALLLAVYDKTNTGKGKGKPTLQYAGRVGTGFDAAMLKALRAKLDALEKKHGSATAPVSNPPASRAGGKVHWVTPTLVAECAFAEWTRDGVLRQASFIQLRDDKSAKDIVREDAAVQPASAKASKKTAVAKASALEKEASGFKGNDVIAGVRVTHPDRVVDKQSGARKIDLVRYSEWIAPWLLPELKQRPVSLMRVTGDIDGESFFQKHAPKQSIPHVTQHADLDPGHPPLLTLDSVDALVGAAQMGAMELHTWNARVDSIEKPDRMIFDLDPGAGLPWARMIEAARLTHTILEEIGLKAFCKTSGGKGLHIVVPLTRHASWELVRDFAQSVAQHLAKTLPDHFIAKMGEKNRKGKVFVDYLRNNRGASTVAAFSLRARPGLGISVPITWDELASIRGGDHWTLETIPERMAQWPDATDGKKGPWHGYATARQRITAEMRKRLQPSKD, encoded by the coding sequence ATGGCCGACAATCTGGCGACGTATCGGGGCAAGCGGCGCTTTAGCGGCGAGGCAGCGACGCGAGAGCCGGAAGGTGGCCGCGCCTCGCGTGCCAGGAAGGCCGCCAACGAGGGTCTGCGCTACGTCGTCCAGGAACATCACGCGCGAAATCTGCATTACGACTTCCGTCTCGAATTGGATGGCACCTTGAAGTCGTGGGCGATCCCGAAAGGGCCGAGCGAGGACCCCAAGGTCAAGCGGCTCGCGGTCCATGTCGAGGATCACCCGGTGGAATACGGTGCTTTCGAGGGCACGATTCCGAAAGGCCATTACGGCGCGGGCGACGTCAAGATTTGGGATCATGGCTCGTGGGAGCCCGAGGGCGGTATCGCCGCCGCGCGAAAAGGATATGCGGCTGGCAAACTGACCTTCCGGCTTCATGGCGAACGGCTGCAGGGTAGGTGGGCGCTGGTCCGCACGCGCATGCACGGAAAACAGGCGCAATGGCTGCTGTTGAAAGAACGCGAGGCCGAGGCGAGCGCGGACGCCGCGTCAGCCGAAACCGCCGCGTCCGCGCCGCCCGCCAAGACGGCAAAGCGCGCAAAGCCCGGCAAGCCCGGCAACGGCAAGCCGACCCAGGCGGACGACTGGCGCGCCATTTGGGAAAGGGTAAAGACGCAGGGTCGGCGCGCCGCTTGTCCGGAGACGATGAAGCCGCAACTGGCGACCTTGGTCGATAGCGTGCCCGGCAGCGGCGAATGGTCGTACGAAATCAAATTCGACGGCTATCGTATCGTCGCGCAGGTGCGCGCTTCCGCGACCAAGGCGAAGCGCCGCGCAGGGCCGGTCAGCGTGCTTTACACGCGAGAGGGCAACGATTGGACGGCAAAGCTGCCTGAGCAGGCCGCGGCGTTGAGCGCGTGGACCGAGGCCATCGGGGAGCGATACGGCAGCGCCATTCATGGCGCGTGGTTCGACGGTGAGGCCGTGGCCTTTAATAAGGAAGGCGTTCCGGATTTCCAATCATTGCAGAATGCGTTCGATGCGCATCGCAGCAGCCATATCGTTCTGTATCTGTTCGATCTGCCCTATTTCAACGGATACGACTTGCGGGAAGTGCCGTTATCGGAGCGACGTGCCCTGTTGCGCGCCTTGCTTGCCGAGATCCCGGTCCCGGACCTATTGCGGTTTTCCGAGGACTTTGCCGCACCGCCCGCGCAATTGCTGTCGCATGCGTGCGCGCTGTCACTGGAAGGGGTCATCGGCAAGCGGACCGACAGCGCCTACCGTGCCGGGCGGGCGCCCAGTTGGATCAAATTGAAATGCCGACGTCGACAGGAGTTCGTCATCGCGGGCTTTACCGAGCCGGCGGGTTCCCGTTCGGGCGTCGGTGCCTTGCTGCTGGCGGTGTATGACAAGACGAATACGGGGAAGGGTAAGGGCAAGCCGACACTGCAGTACGCCGGGCGCGTCGGGACCGGCTTCGACGCGGCGATGCTGAAGGCCTTGCGTGCCAAGCTCGACGCACTCGAGAAGAAGCACGGATCGGCGACGGCTCCGGTGAGCAATCCCCCCGCGTCGCGGGCCGGCGGCAAGGTGCACTGGGTGACGCCGACCTTGGTCGCCGAATGTGCGTTTGCCGAATGGACGCGCGATGGCGTATTGCGCCAAGCCTCGTTTATCCAATTGCGAGATGACAAGTCAGCGAAAGACATCGTTCGGGAGGACGCCGCCGTGCAACCCGCTTCCGCCAAAGCATCGAAAAAGACCGCCGTCGCCAAGGCGTCGGCGCTGGAAAAAGAAGCAAGCGGCTTCAAAGGCAACGACGTCATTGCAGGCGTTCGCGTGACCCATCCTGACCGGGTGGTCGACAAGCAGAGCGGTGCCCGGAAGATCGATCTGGTGCGCTACAGCGAATGGATCGCGCCATGGCTTTTGCCGGAATTGAAGCAGCGGCCGGTATCGTTGATGCGCGTCACCGGCGATATCGACGGCGAGTCGTTTTTCCAGAAGCACGCGCCCAAGCAATCGATACCGCACGTCACGCAGCATGCCGATTTGGACCCGGGGCATCCCCCCTTGCTGACCTTGGATAGCGTCGACGCGTTGGTGGGGGCGGCCCAGATGGGGGCGATGGAACTGCATACGTGGAACGCGCGCGTGGACAGTATCGAAAAGCCCGATCGCATGATCTTCGATCTGGACCCGGGCGCCGGCTTGCCGTGGGCGCGAATGATCGAAGCCGCGCGGTTGACGCATACGATCTTGGAGGAGATCGGCCTGAAGGCCTTTTGCAAGACCAGTGGCGGCAAAGGTTTGCATATCGTCGTGCCCTTGACGCGACACGCGAGCTGGGAGCTTGTTCGCGACTTTGCGCAATCCGTCGCGCAGCATCTGGCGAAAACATTGCCCGATCATTTCATTGCAAAAATGGGAGAAAAGAATCGCAAGGGCAAGGTTTTTGTCGATTATCTCCGCAACAACCGGGGCGCGAGCACGGTGGCGGCATTCTCGCTACGCGCACGCCCCGGACTAGGTATTTCGGTGCCGATCACGTGGGACGAGCTTGCATCGATACGCGGCGGCGATCATTGGACGCTGGAGACGATCCCAGAAAGAATGGCGCAATGGCCCGATGCCACCGACGGCAAAAAAGGGCCCTGGCACGGCTATGCGACGGCACGGCAACGCATCACTGCCGAGATGCGCAAGCGGCTTCAGCCTAGCAAGGACTGA
- a CDS encoding ABC transporter ATP-binding protein has product MEHAPGIARHALLERVSLRVGPGECVGLIGPNGSGKSSLLRCAFRYARPDSGQIRLDGTDIWQTGARWTAQRIAVVLQDAPDAFGLSVEEVVAMGRTPHKRPFDGVTQEDVGLVTQCLRDVDLLAWRYRPFATLSGGERQRALLARALVQQPRVLMLDEPTNHLDPRHQIGLMKHIKAQRLSTLVALHDLNLAAAFCDRLYLLVDGRIVAEGCPRSVLTAARLKAHYGIDAVIDDHPVHATPRITPIME; this is encoded by the coding sequence ATGGAACATGCACCGGGCATTGCGCGTCACGCCTTGCTGGAGCGGGTGTCGCTGCGCGTCGGGCCGGGCGAGTGCGTGGGATTGATCGGACCGAACGGCAGCGGCAAGAGCAGTCTTTTGCGGTGCGCGTTCCGTTACGCGCGGCCGGACAGCGGCCAGATACGGCTCGACGGCACCGATATCTGGCAGACCGGCGCGCGTTGGACCGCGCAGCGCATCGCCGTCGTGCTGCAGGACGCGCCCGATGCGTTCGGACTCTCCGTCGAGGAGGTAGTGGCGATGGGGCGAACGCCGCACAAGCGTCCCTTCGACGGTGTGACGCAGGAGGACGTGGGTCTTGTCACACAATGCCTCCGCGATGTCGATCTACTCGCTTGGCGGTATCGGCCGTTCGCCACGCTCTCGGGAGGCGAGCGCCAACGTGCGCTATTGGCGCGTGCGCTGGTGCAACAGCCGCGCGTGCTGATGCTCGATGAACCGACCAATCACCTGGATCCCCGTCATCAGATCGGCTTGATGAAGCATATCAAGGCGCAGCGCCTGTCGACGCTGGTCGCCTTGCATGATCTGAATCTGGCCGCCGCCTTCTGTGATCGCCTTTATCTGCTAGTTGACGGACGGATCGTTGCCGAGGGGTGCCCGCGTTCGGTGCTGACCGCCGCGCGACTGAAAGCCCATTACGGCATCGACGCGGTGATCGACGACCATCCAGTGCATGCGACGCCCCGCATCACGCCGATTATGGAGTAG
- a CDS encoding TonB-dependent siderophore receptor gives MAPRHPTRPAMAVLAMLASAGVLRAANADETVAEHASLPPVRVLAPRDADKTERLAVPIGTGSRLGMSSMDTPASVDTLSGDTIRARGDTTVLDAVTRAAGYANNAAPGNGGTALSVRGFSGQESITTLFDGTKLFVGAGTVTFPFDTWSVDRIEVLRGPASVLNGAGGMGGVIDVIPKLPQRVRSTTLLLGVGAYGEKRVAFDTTGPIDTGHPGTPPLRYRFYLNDERSNGWMLRGESHTTAVGGALQLDATPTLRFTLSFDYARQMPMAYFGVPVRDGALSAALTRQNYNVADANIAYYDRWTRLDTRWQALPGLTVRNQLYGMLIDRHWRDAESYALQANDSVARSDYIEILHHQRQIGDRLDATLNGPIAGRQNRFVIGGEFNSVTFVDGSNTPFDGGSVVPQSGFDPGLFSSTDATRPVFRTRTSQAALFAEDRIELTDRLAWVSGLRYDHIDYRRDTFATATTAATQFKRTFANTSWRTGLVFSLTPVLTLYGQYTTGSDGVGSLISLSQASSAYALSTGHQWEAGIKQILAGGRADWTLAFYQIVKNQLLSTDPNDPTQTIQIGRQSSRGIEWTGSAKLPAGWSVDANASVLRARYDTFDETVGASSVSRAGNVPFNVPQQTANVWVNWAFTPGWNVGAGLRYVGSRYGDTANSVRIPAYLLLDASASWRVSRNLTLALYLRNLTNRTYAITSQNSGTQWLLGAPRSGGVTATVRF, from the coding sequence ATGGCCCCGCGGCATCCCACGCGACCCGCGATGGCGGTGTTGGCCATGCTCGCCTCGGCCGGCGTGTTACGCGCAGCCAACGCCGACGAAACGGTGGCGGAACACGCGTCGTTGCCGCCCGTTCGTGTCCTGGCACCGCGCGACGCCGACAAGACCGAGCGCCTGGCCGTGCCGATCGGCACCGGCAGTCGCCTCGGGATGTCGAGCATGGATACGCCCGCCAGCGTCGATACCCTCTCTGGTGACACGATCCGCGCGCGCGGCGACACGACCGTGCTCGACGCCGTGACCCGCGCGGCCGGTTACGCGAACAACGCTGCACCCGGCAATGGGGGGACGGCCCTCTCGGTACGCGGTTTTAGCGGGCAGGAATCGATCACGACCTTGTTCGACGGCACGAAGCTATTCGTTGGCGCCGGCACCGTGACCTTTCCGTTCGATACCTGGTCCGTCGACCGCATCGAGGTGCTGCGCGGTCCCGCCTCGGTACTCAACGGCGCGGGCGGCATGGGCGGCGTGATCGATGTCATCCCGAAGCTGCCGCAACGCGTGCGCAGCACGACGCTGTTGCTAGGCGTCGGCGCGTACGGCGAGAAGCGCGTGGCATTCGACACGACCGGACCGATCGACACCGGGCACCCCGGCACGCCACCGCTGCGCTATCGCTTTTATCTGAACGACGAGCGCAGCAATGGCTGGATGCTACGCGGTGAATCGCATACGACCGCGGTGGGCGGCGCGCTGCAACTGGACGCGACGCCGACGCTGCGTTTCACGCTGTCGTTCGACTATGCGCGGCAAATGCCGATGGCCTATTTCGGCGTGCCGGTGCGGGACGGGGCGCTCTCTGCCGCGCTGACGCGGCAGAACTATAACGTCGCCGATGCGAACATCGCCTACTACGATCGCTGGACGCGTCTGGATACGCGGTGGCAAGCATTACCCGGCTTGACGGTACGCAATCAGCTGTATGGCATGTTGATCGATCGACACTGGCGCGACGCCGAAAGCTATGCGCTGCAGGCAAACGATAGCGTCGCGCGCAGTGACTATATCGAGATACTGCATCATCAACGGCAGATCGGCGACCGTCTGGACGCCACGCTGAACGGGCCTATCGCGGGGCGACAGAATCGCTTCGTGATCGGCGGCGAGTTCAATTCGGTGACCTTCGTCGATGGCAGCAACACCCCGTTCGACGGCGGCTCCGTCGTCCCGCAAAGCGGCTTCGATCCGGGCCTGTTCAGTAGCACCGATGCGACCCGACCGGTGTTTCGCACGCGCACCTCTCAAGCTGCCCTCTTTGCCGAAGACCGCATCGAGTTGACCGATCGCCTGGCGTGGGTCAGCGGGCTACGCTACGACCATATCGATTACCGACGCGACACCTTTGCCACAGCGACCACGGCCGCCACGCAGTTCAAGCGCACCTTTGCCAATACCAGCTGGCGCACCGGCCTGGTGTTTTCGCTGACCCCGGTGCTGACGCTGTACGGGCAATACACCACCGGTTCCGATGGCGTCGGCTCCTTGATCAGCTTGTCCCAAGCCAGCAGCGCCTATGCCTTGTCCACCGGACATCAGTGGGAAGCCGGGATCAAACAGATCCTGGCGGGCGGGCGAGCGGACTGGACCCTCGCTTTCTATCAAATCGTCAAGAACCAGTTGCTCAGCACCGACCCGAACGATCCGACACAAACGATTCAGATCGGCAGGCAGTCGTCTCGCGGTATCGAATGGACCGGCAGCGCGAAATTGCCCGCCGGCTGGTCCGTCGATGCCAACGCGTCGGTGCTACGGGCCCGCTACGATACGTTCGATGAAACGGTGGGCGCCAGCTCGGTCTCCCGCGCCGGGAATGTGCCCTTCAACGTGCCGCAGCAAACCGCCAATGTCTGGGTGAACTGGGCGTTCACGCCGGGCTGGAATGTCGGTGCCGGCCTGCGGTATGTCGGCAGCCGCTACGGCGACACGGCCAATAGCGTGCGCATTCCCGCCTACCTGCTGCTCGACGCCAGCGCTTCCTGGCGCGTATCGCGCAATCTCACGCTGGCGCTCTACCTGCGTAATCTGACGAACCGCACCTACGCGATTACATCCCAAAATAGCGGCACGCAATGGCTGCTGGGCGCGCCGCGCTCGGGCGGCGTCACGGCGACGGTGCGGTTTTGA